Within Thermus sp. CCB_US3_UF1, the genomic segment CGCTGGGGCCTGGGGGCGCTGAACCAGGCCCGGCGGCACCTCAAGGGGGAGGAGAGGAGCGTGGAGCTGGCCGTCCTGGGCCGGCTGGCGGCGGAGATGGAGTACGAGGTCCTCTACCTTTTGGAGAAACATGGATAGGCCCAACCTGGACGAGCTTCTGGAGGCGGTGGCGGAGTTTTTGAAGGGGGAGGTTCTCCCCACCCTCGAGGACCCCAGGCTCCACTTCCAGGCCCTGGTGGCCCTCAACGCCCTGGGGATCGCCCGCCGGGAGGTGGCCCTGGGGAAGGCCCTGGAGGCGGAGGACCTCGGGGAGCTGGGGCGGCTTCTGGGCCGGGAAGGGGATCGGGAAGGGCTTCTTAGGGAGCTTGCCCAAAGGATCCGGCAGGGGGAGGCCCCCGAGGGGACCTTTTCCTTCCTGAAAGCCCACGTGGCCCGGAAGCTCCGGATCGCCAGCCCCAAGCACCTGGAGCGCTACCCGTGAGGCGCAGGCTCCTCCTCCTGCGGCACGGGGAGGTGGACTACTTCCCTGGGGGGCGGCCCATACCCCCGGAAGGGGCCGGCCTCACCCCCAGGGGCCGGGCCCAGGCCGAGGCCGTGGGCCAGCTCCTTAGGGAGGTGCCCTTGGACCTGGCGGTGCACACCGGCCTGCCCCGCACGGAGGAGACCCTGCGGATCGTCCTGGGGGGGCGGGAGGTGCCCGTGGAGGCCTGGCCCGAGTTCCAGGAGATCCGCCCCGGCCGGCTCAGGGACCTCCCCGACCCCGAACGGGCCTTCCGGGAGGCCTTCCACCCCCAGGACCTCTCCGAGCGCTTCCTGGGCGGGGAGGGCTACGGGGAGTTCCTGGACCGGGTCCTGCCCGCCTACGGGCGGCTTTTGGCCCGGCCCTGGGACACCCTCCTCCTGGTGGCCCACGGCGGGGTGATCCGGGCCCTCCTCTCCTATGCCCTCACGGGCCAGCGGGGGTTCTTGCCCCTCGAGGTCCACCCCTGCGGCCTTTCCGTCCTGGACCTGGGGGACAGGCCCCTCCTGCGCCTGCACAACCTCACCCCCTACGAGCTCCTGCCCCAGACCCGCCTCTCCACCATGGAGGCCCTCTGGCGGGCTTACCTGGGGGAGGGGGGCTAGCGCCAGACCCCCCTTTCGCGGAAGTAGCGCACCGCCCCCTCGTGGTAGGGGATCCGGCCGCCGCGGGAGCGGACGGCGTTCTCCAGGGTGGTGTCCCGGGCCGGGGCCACGGCGGCGTGGAGGGTGGGAAGGTTTTCAAACACGGTCTTCACCATGGTGTAGGCCACCTCCTCGGGCAGGCTGGCAGGGCACACAAAGACGTTCCAGAAGGTGAGGGTAGGGGTATCGTACCGGGTGTTGTACACCCCCTTGGGGACCACCCCGGTGTCCACCACCCCGGGGAAGCGGCGCTGGAGCATCTGCACCGCGGTGCTCTGGGGTACCAGGGGAACGAGGAAAAGGCGCTTCCCCCTACGGGCGAGACTCCCGGAAAGCTCCAGGATGCTCCCCGTAGGGAGGCCTCCGGACCAGAAAAAGGCGTCCAGGGTGCCCTCCGCCAGCATCTGGGCACTTTCGGCTACCCGGGTCCGCTCCCACTTGGCGAAGTGGGTCCGGGGGTCAAACCCCGGAAGGGCGGCCGACATGAGGATTCGGGCCTCGTACTCGATGATCCCTCCCGCCACCTCCGTGGAAACCCGCTTCCCCTTCAGGTCCTGGAGGACGCGGATCCCGCTGTCCTCGGTGGTGACCACGTGGAAATAGTTGGGGTA encodes:
- a CDS encoding DUF6285 domain-containing protein, with the protein product MDRPNLDELLEAVAEFLKGEVLPTLEDPRLHFQALVALNALGIARREVALGKALEAEDLGELGRLLGREGDREGLLRELAQRIRQGEAPEGTFSFLKAHVARKLRIASPKHLERYP
- a CDS encoding histidine phosphatase family protein, with amino-acid sequence MRRRLLLLRHGEVDYFPGGRPIPPEGAGLTPRGRAQAEAVGQLLREVPLDLAVHTGLPRTEETLRIVLGGREVPVEAWPEFQEIRPGRLRDLPDPERAFREAFHPQDLSERFLGGEGYGEFLDRVLPAYGRLLARPWDTLLLVAHGGVIRALLSYALTGQRGFLPLEVHPCGLSVLDLGDRPLLRLHNLTPYELLPQTRLSTMEALWRAYLGEGG
- a CDS encoding TAXI family TRAP transporter solute-binding subunit: MRRTVWLWLFLGLALAQKPQVLIGTGGVGGVYFYYGTAVAELLNKGGAVQAQAMQSGGSMENLMLLRDRTDPARGVYYCGTALPDAALLAYQGEERFQGKPAPVRILFTMYPNYFHVVTTEDSGIRVLQDLKGKRVSTEVAGGIIEYEARILMSAALPGFDPRTHFAKWERTRVAESAQMLAEGTLDAFFWSGGLPTGSILELSGSLARRGKRLFLVPLVPQSTAVQMLQRRFPGVVDTGVVPKGVYNTRYDTPTLTFWNVFVCPASLPEEVAYTMVKTVFENLPTLHAAVAPARDTTLENAVRSRGGRIPYHEGAVRYFRERGVWR